In a single window of the Zea mays cultivar B73 chromosome 5, Zm-B73-REFERENCE-NAM-5.0, whole genome shotgun sequence genome:
- the LOC103627341 gene encoding tobamovirus multiplication protein 3 has protein sequence MLKYFPIESKGRQQKLREVGRVATICFCCFSARCIMMCFNAFDEEADLDVLDHPVLNLFYYLLVEILPSSLVLYILRRIPTKLRLSQYHPVSSS, from the exons ATGCTAAAATATTTTCCTATAGAGTCAAAAGGGAGGCAACAAAAGCTGAGAGAAGTCGGCAGAGTTGCCACCATATGTTTCTGTTGTTTCTCGGCACGATGCATAATG ATGTGCTTCAATGCATTTGACGAGGAAGCTGACCTCGATGTTCTTGACCATCCAGTTCTGAATTTGTTCTATTACCTG CTTGTGGAGATTCTCCCTTCATctcttgtcctatacattctaagGAGGATTCCTACAAAGCTACGACTATCCCAGTATCACCCCGTCAGCAGCAGCTAG